The following proteins are encoded in a genomic region of Rattus rattus isolate New Zealand chromosome 2, Rrattus_CSIRO_v1, whole genome shotgun sequence:
- the Cdr2 gene encoding cerebellar degeneration-related protein 2: protein MLADNLVEEFEIEDEPWYDHRDLQQDLQLAAELGKTLLDRNTELEDSLQQMYTTNQEQLQEIEYLTKQVELLRQMNEQHAKVYEQLDVTARELEETNQKLVAESKASQQKILSLTETIECLQTNIDHLQSQVEELKSNQGRGRQKACDQERPAPSFSCLKELYDLRQHFVYDHVFAEKITSLQSQQSPDEEENEHLKKAVTMLQAQLSLERKKRVSVEAEYKVVLKENSELEQQLSATDAYRARAQELEAEVAEMRQMLQAEHPFVNGVEKLVPDSLFVPFKEPSQSLLEEMFLAAPEAHRKPLKRSSSESVLSSLAGDDIMKDHEDTCIRRAKAVKQRGISLLHEVDTQYSALKVKYEELLRKCQQEQDSLSHKAVQTSRLLTRDLTGLVPQSEAGASGWEPTPVSPEPISSPTTTPPEYKALFKEIFSCIKKTKQEIDEQRTKYPSLSPYS, encoded by the exons ATCTCCAACTTGCTGCTGAACTCGGAAAGACGCTACTGGATCGGAACACAGAGTTGGAGGATTCTCTTCAGCAGATGTACACAACCAATCAGGAGCAGTTACAGGAAATTGAG TACCTGACCAAGCAGGTGGAGCTTCTACGGCAAATGAATGAGCAGCATGCAAAAGTTTATGAGCAGTTAGATGTTACAGCAAGAGAACTGGAAGAAACCAACCAGAAGCTAGTTGCTGAGAGCAAGGCCTCACAGCAGAAAATCCTGAG CCTGACAGAAACAATTGAATGCCTGCAAACCAACATTGATCACCTCCAGAGCCAAGTGGAGGAGCTGAAGTCTAAccaaggaagagggaggcagaaggcatGTGACCAGGAGAGACCAGCACCAAgcttttcctgtctgaaagagctGTACGACCTCCGCCA ACACTTTGTATATGACCACGTGTTCGCTGAGAAGATCACTTCCTTGCAGAGCCAGCAAAGCCCTGATGAGGAAGAAAACGAGCACCTGAAAAAGGCAGTGACGATGTTGCAGGCCCAGCTGAGTCTAGAGAGGAAGAAGCGAGTGAGCGTGGAGGCAGAGTATAAAGTGGTGCTGAAGGAGAACAGcgagctggagcagcagctgagtgCCACAGATGCCTACCGAGCCCGGGCACAGGAGTTGGAGGCAGAGGTGGCCGAGATGCGGCAGATGCTGCAGGCGGAGCATCCTTTTGTGAATGGCGTTGAGAAGCTGGTACCCGACTCCCTGTTTGTTCCTTTCAAGGAGCCCAGCCAGAGTCTGCTGGAGGAAATGTTCCTGGCTGCTCCAGAAGCACATAGAAAACCACTCAAACGCAGCAGCAGTGAGTCGGTGCTCAGCAGCCTGGCGGGGGATGACATCATGAAGGACCATGAGGACACTTGCATCAGGAGAGCTAAGGCTGTGAAGCAGAGGGGCATCTCCCTTCTGCATGAAGTGGACACTCAGTACAGCGCCCTGAAAGTGAAGTATGAAGAGCTCCTGAGGAAATGCCAGCAGGAGCAGGACTCACTGTCACACAAGGCTGTGCAGACCTCCAGACTACTGACGAGGGACCTGACGGGGCTGGTCCCACAGTCTGAGGCCGGGGCCAGTGGCTGGGAACCCACCCCTGTAAGCCCAGAGCCCATCAGTTCCCCCACCACTACACCTCCAGAATACAAAGCACTATTTAAGGAGATATTTAGTtgcatcaagaaaacaaagcaggaaatagatgaacagagaacaaaatacccatctctctccccttacTCGTAA